A region of Diospyros lotus cultivar Yz01 chromosome 3, ASM1463336v1, whole genome shotgun sequence DNA encodes the following proteins:
- the LOC127797499 gene encoding vacuolar fusion protein MON1 homolog isoform X4: MNSDSNSPDASDDPGAQNPSPTSVDRTVGAVEDQLHSIALSRPNDVVPNDSSSLEQDGLNGPPLDENPNQDNNAVGEIGDEISSSLVHESSREAEIVEEGLESVVLWRTTNSELETDRPSSPSSSGYDGERGSTSASVASEIEELRQDEIREIWDDKFFNGVSDSQARGKRHPDEDDASLSWRKRKKHFFILSHSGKPIYSRHGDEHKLAGFSATLQAIISFVENGGDKIKLVRAGKHQVVFLVKGPIYLVCISCTEEPYESLRGQLELIYGQMILILTKSVNRCFEKNPKFDMTPLLGGTDVVFSSLIHSFSWNPATFLHAYTCLPLAYATRQAAGSILQDVADSGVLFAILMCKNKVLSLAGSQKASLHPDDMLLLSNFVMSSESFRTSESFSPICLPRYNPMAFLYAYVYYLDVDSYLMLLTTRSDAFYHLKDCRIRIEMVLLKSNVLSEVQRSMLDGGMRVEDLPVDPSSRSGSLSHLGEPRLATDSADRLQEAFVGIGGPGGLWHFIYVSIYLDQYISSEFSSPIDSPQQQKRLYRAYQKLYVSMHDELIGQPHKTQFRRDKNYVLLCWLTQDFELYAAFDPLADKVQFC, encoded by the exons ATGAATTCCGATTCGAACTCGCCGGATGCCTCCGACGATCCCGGCGCCCAAAATCCTAGCCCTACTTCAGTTGATCGGACCGTAGGCGCCGTCGAAGATCAATTGCACTCAATCGCATTGTCACGTCCAAATGACGTCGTTCCCAACGATTCCTCCTCCCTCGAACAAGACGGCCTAAATGGACCGCCTTTGGACGAGAACCCCAATCAGGACAATAACGCGGTTGGAGAGATCGGAGACGAGATTAGTAGCAGTTTAGTGCATGAGTCGTCTCGGGAAGCTGAAATTGTGGAGGAGGGTCTGGAGAGCGTTGTGCTGTGGAGGACTACCAATTCGGAGCTGGAAACGGACCGGCCATCGAGCCCGAGCAGCAGCGGCTATGACGGCGAGAGGGGGAGCACCAGTGCCTCCGTTGCTTCGGAGATTGAGGAACTTCGTCAAGACGAAATTCGTGAAATTTGGGATGATAAATTTTTCAACGGAGTTTCGGATTCACAAGCGCGGGGTAAGCGGCATCCCGATGAA GATGATGCTTCTCTTTCatggaggaaaaggaagaagcaCTTTTTTATTCTGAGTCACTCTGGCAAACCAATATACTCCAG acACGGCGATGAACATAAGTTGGCGGGATTTTCAGCGACTCTGCAAGCAATCATTTCCTTCGTAGAGAACGG GGGGGACAAAATCAAATTGGTAAGAGCAGGCAAACATCAG GTGGTTTTTCTTGTTAAAGGACCAATCTACTTAGTTTGCATAAGCTGTACAGAGGAGCCTTATGAATCATTGAGGGGGCAATTGGAGCTGATATATGGTCAG ATGATACTTATTCTTACAAAGTCCGTAAACAGATGTTTCGAGAAGAATCCTAAGTTTGATATGACACCTTTGCTTGGAGGAACAGATGTTGTCTTCTCTTCTCTCATTCATTCTTTCAGTTG GAACCCAGCCACTTTTCTTCATGCATATACTTGTCTTCCACTTGCATATGCTACAAGGCAAGCTGCAGGTTCCATATTACAAGATGTTGCTGATTCAGGTGTCCTGTTTGCAATATTAATGTGCAAAAACAAG GTTCTCAGCCTTGCTGGTTCTCAAAAAGCATCTCTTCATCCAGATGATATGCTTCTGCTTTCCAATTTTGTTATGTCATCTGAATCATTCAG GACATCTGAATCTTTCTCACCTATTTGCCTGCCAAGATATAATCCCATGGCATTCTTATATGCATATGTTTATTATCTTGAT GTTGACTCATACTTAATGTTGCTTACCACACGTTCTGATGCCTTTTATCATCTTAAAGATTGCAG GATTCGTATTGAGATGGTCCTTTTGAAGTCAAATGTCCTCAGTGAAGTTCAAAGATCCATGCTAGATGGTGGCATGCGTGTTGAAGATCTGCCTGTTGATCCATCTTCTCGCTCAGGATCTTTATCTCATTTAGGTGAGCCTAGACTTGCAACAGACTCAGCAGACAGATTACAAGAAGCATTTGTGGGTATTGGTGGCCCTGGTGGACTTTGGCATTTCATATATGTTAGCATTTACCTGGACCAGTATATATCTTCTGAGTTCTCGTCACCAATAGACAGCCCACAACAGCAGAAAAG ATTGTATAGGGCTTACCAAAAGCTTTATGTTTCAATGCATGATGAACTAATTGGACAACCCCACAAAACTCAGTTTAGAAGAGACAAGAACTATG TTCTGCTCTGTTGGCTTACCCAGGATTTTGAACTCTATGCAGCATTCGACCCCCTTGCAGATAAGGTGCAATTTTGCTAA